The genome window CGCCTGCACCTGGTTCTCGTTCGCGCCGGGCTTCAGCCCGTACATCACGAACTGGTCCTGGGTGACCTTGAAGTCGCGGGCGAGCGTCTGGTTCGTCACCGCGATGTCACCTAGGAAGTGGACGTTGTTCTTGTACGTCCCGATGATCGTGTAGGTCGCGTGGTTGCCGGACTGCGTGGTGATGCTGATCTGCTGTCCGACCTTCTTGTGCTTGGACTTCGACCACGACTCGCTCACGATGGCGTTGTTGCCGCTCAGCTGGTTCAGGGTCGCGTTCGAGCCCTTCTTCCAGTCGAGCTGGTAAACGGCCGGGAGCGTCTGCGGGTTCACGCCGCTCACGTCGGGCGTGCCGCTCACGCCGGCCACCTTCGCCTGCGAGAGACGGACCTCGGACGAGGCGCCCACGCCCGGCACCTGCGCCACGGCCTTGCCGGCGGACTGCGGGATCGAAGACCAGCCGTCCTTGTTCTCCAGGATCAGCCCGGCGCGCACGCTCGTGTCGATCGCGCTGTCCACCGACTTCTTGATGCCGGCGGCGAAGATCGTCACGCCCGAGACGAGGGCGAGGCCGATCATCAGCGCCGCGGCGGTGGAGGCCGTGCGGCTGGTGTTGCGGGTGGCGTTCTCACGCGCGAGCTGGCCGCTCACGCCGCGCAGGCTCTCCATCGGCCTGCCGACGAGCGACGCGATCGGGCGCACGAGCTTGCTCGAGAACATCGCCGCGCCGATGAACACCAGCACGGTGCCGAACAGGAGCGGCAGCCAAACGCCGCTGCCGGTGCTGTTCGTGAGCAGGCCGAGGCACATGAGCCCGACACCGAGCGCGAGCGTGACCGCCCCGAACGGCGTCTTGATCCGCGAGAAGCGGGTGCGCGGCATCACGGCGCCCTCGCGGACACCCTCGATCGGCTGGATGCGGGTGGCCCGCAGCGCCGGCGAGAGACTCGCGATCACCGTCACCAGCGTGCCCACGATCAGCGAGACGATGATCGTGCGGGACTCGACCACCGCCGAGCCGCCCGGCAGGTCGGCGCCGACCGCCTTGAACAGCGCCTTCAGGCCCTTGGCCAGCACGATGCCGAGCCCGAGCCCGATCACCGACGCGGTGAATCCCATAACCACGGCCTCACCGAGCACCGAGCCGAGCACCTGACGGCGCGTCGCGCCGACCGTTCGCAGCATCGAGAGCTCGCGCGTGCGCTGGGCGATCGTGATCGAGAAGCTGTTGAAGATCATGAACGCGCCAACGAACAGCGCCACGCCCGCGAACACGAGCAGGAGCGTCTTGATGAAACCGAGCCCGGACTTCGTGTCCTTCGAGTCCTGCGCGGCCTGCTCGGCGCCGGTGCGTACGGTCACGGTGTTCGGCAGCGATTGCTGAACGCGCGTGACGAGCGCCTGCGGACTCACGCCCTTCTGAGCCTGGATGTCGATCCCGTCGAGCTTGCCGACCTTGTCCGTGACCTTCTGCGCCTGGTCGAGCGTCATCACGGCGATCGCCGCGCCCGCCAGGCCGTTGAGCTTGCCGAACTTGGCGATGCCCACGACGGTGTAGG of Thermoleophilaceae bacterium contains these proteins:
- a CDS encoding FtsX-like permease family protein; its protein translation is MLAVSLKGMAGRKLRTVLTALAVVLGVALIAGTYILTDTIDRQFDQIFAQVRKGVDVSVTPKKIFNSDNNANPPAFPASYVAQVQQVPGVEKAAGGIFDNGVILDNKGKKIGGSGGAPNFISSDAPAPFNPFSYVAGHGPTGPNQISIDKYTADKQHWHVGSVVRVGGQGPAQPYTVVGIAKFGKLNGLAGAAIAVMTLDQAQKVTDKVGKLDGIDIQAQKGVSPQALVTRVQQSLPNTVTVRTGAEQAAQDSKDTKSGLGFIKTLLLVFAGVALFVGAFMIFNSFSITIAQRTRELSMLRTVGATRRQVLGSVLGEAVVMGFTASVIGLGLGIVLAKGLKALFKAVGADLPGGSAVVESRTIIVSLIVGTLVTVIASLSPALRATRIQPIEGVREGAVMPRTRFSRIKTPFGAVTLALGVGLMCLGLLTNSTGSGVWLPLLFGTVLVFIGAAMFSSKLVRPIASLVGRPMESLRGVSGQLARENATRNTSRTASTAAALMIGLALVSGVTIFAAGIKKSVDSAIDTSVRAGLILENKDGWSSIPQSAGKAVAQVPGVGASSEVRLSQAKVAGVSGTPDVSGVNPQTLPAVYQLDWKKGSNATLNQLSGNNAIVSESWSKSKHKKVGQQISITTQSGNHATYTIIGTYKNNVHFLGDIAVTNQTLARDFKVTQDQFVMYGLKPGANENQVQAQATKILNAQFPNAQADTKSGFKKKQTEWISQISAFFYVLLSLAVIVSLFGIVNTLVLAIYERTRELGLLRAVGMSKRQVKRIVRYESVITALIGAILGTVLGVFFAVIVSRPLAGEGFKLSFPVGTLVILLILAGLAGVLAAITPARRASKLNVLEALAYE